In Clostridium sp. DL-VIII, the following proteins share a genomic window:
- a CDS encoding AraC family transcriptional regulator, which produces MLKEIHDKLIELTDEESKIISGENSVNKSIYTDEGKFIIDSNKLLPSGELINIRKHTRFINFPSHKHNYIEFNYIYQGKLTQVIDNKEITLQKGELIFLNQYITHEIKASKKEDIIINFIIRPEFFDYIITLLGNENIISKFLLTTLYTNYDEGEYLYFKVSERKDIQDLLERIIIEIYTSSIMKKATIKLLVGLLLVELIKNSQDIEAYSVDNYEKLLIIQSLKYIDEFYGKGTLLELAENLKQPDYKLSKLIKKHTKMTFKELLQERKLSKAIELIKSTNYSIAQIMDLVGYENPTYFYKIFKSKFGMTPRDYKLKTNEQ; this is translated from the coding sequence ATGCTGAAGGAAATTCATGATAAACTCATAGAACTTACGGATGAAGAATCAAAGATTATAAGTGGAGAGAATTCAGTAAATAAGAGTATTTATACGGATGAAGGAAAATTTATCATTGATAGTAATAAGTTATTGCCAAGTGGAGAGTTAATAAATATTAGAAAACATACACGATTTATTAACTTTCCAAGCCACAAGCATAATTACATTGAATTTAATTATATTTATCAAGGAAAGTTAACTCAAGTAATTGATAATAAAGAAATAACGTTGCAAAAGGGAGAATTGATTTTTTTAAATCAATATATAACTCATGAAATTAAGGCATCAAAGAAAGAAGATATAATAATTAATTTTATAATTAGGCCAGAATTTTTTGACTACATAATAACGCTTTTAGGTAATGAGAATATTATAAGTAAATTTCTATTGACTACATTATATACAAATTATGATGAAGGAGAATATCTATATTTTAAAGTTTCAGAAAGAAAAGATATACAGGATTTATTAGAAAGAATAATAATAGAAATATATACTTCCTCAATAATGAAAAAAGCAACAATAAAGCTCTTAGTTGGACTATTATTAGTAGAGTTAATAAAGAATTCACAGGATATAGAAGCATATTCTGTGGATAATTATGAGAAGCTGTTAATAATTCAAAGCCTTAAATACATCGATGAATTTTATGGCAAAGGAACTCTTTTAGAGTTAGCGGAAAATCTAAAGCAGCCGGATTATAAACTTAGTAAATTAATAAAAAAGCATACTAAAATGACATTTAAGGAATTACTACAGGAAAGAAAGTTAAGCAAGGCTATTGAATTAATTAAATCAACCAATTATTCCATTGCTCAAATAATGGATTTGGTGGGATATGAAAATCCAACATACTTTTATAAAATATTTAAAAGTAAATTTGGGATGACACCTAGAGATTATAAGTTAAAAACAAATGAGCAATAG
- a CDS encoding membrane protein, translating to MKKLFSLVLKLLVGFFLCASGTVLALNSNLGLSPWDVFHQGLTNVTSITMGQASIIVGVVIVVIASLLGVKVGLGTIANMIIIGCFIDLIMYMKIIPVCNNLFSGILMMIASLFASAIGSYLYIGCEMGCGPRDGLMIALVKRTGKPISIIRFCIEMSALIIGWVLGGFVGIGTLVTAFGIGYCVQLIYKISKSDVKLLKHRTIKEGFEFLSECINN from the coding sequence ATGAAAAAATTATTTAGTCTTGTACTTAAATTACTAGTTGGCTTTTTTTTGTGCGCAAGTGGAACTGTGTTGGCCCTTAATTCAAATTTAGGACTAAGTCCTTGGGATGTATTCCATCAAGGATTGACCAATGTAACAAGTATAACTATGGGACAAGCAAGTATCATAGTTGGAGTGGTTATAGTAGTAATTGCTAGTTTGCTTGGAGTAAAGGTAGGGCTTGGAACTATAGCAAATATGATAATAATAGGATGCTTCATAGATCTTATAATGTATATGAAAATAATCCCGGTTTGTAATAATTTATTTTCAGGAATATTAATGATGATAGCTAGTTTGTTTGCATCAGCAATAGGAAGTTATCTCTATATAGGATGTGAAATGGGATGTGGGCCTAGAGATGGACTTATGATTGCATTAGTAAAACGTACAGGAAAGCCAATAAGTATAATAAGATTTTGCATAGAAATGAGTGCTTTAATCATAGGATGGGTCTTAGGGGGATTTGTTGGAATTGGAACATTAGTAACTGCATTTGGAATAGGATATTGTGTTCAACTTATTTATAAGATATCTAAATCTGATGTAAAGTTATTAAAGCATAGAACTATAAAAGAAGGATTTGAATTTTTAAGTGAGTGTATAAATAATTAG